The proteins below come from a single Papaver somniferum cultivar HN1 chromosome 11, ASM357369v1, whole genome shotgun sequence genomic window:
- the LOC113324683 gene encoding uncharacterized protein LOC113324683: MVGASYTWMNNQVQSIRRRIDRVLVSPDWECQFPNVIQQALARPCSDHSPLALICDCVKGGPSPFHCETFWYAHPDFFTFIQNAWSSFNVTCNAGFVFCKKIQLLKPLLKDWAKQEFGDMERRLEELKETFVQLDAEEDVHNGLNEDQWNARLKARKDYCSLSIAKSEKLRSRSKVTHMLQHEENTKYFHRPASDRRRRRNSIGAIKVGGVMTYDVEEVKQELDAEESECLSAIKCLGQNKAPGPDGFAISFYLLCWEVIKVNIMKIFQELQHRNFLDCRLKNTFISLISKKDTIEEIKYLRPICLVHGMYKIISKVLAERIKQALLSDISSKKTAFIKRRQILDGVLVANELIDSGIRSGRPGLLSGYFKSKKGIRQGDPLSPFLFILVGETLSYMIKQAQDQGLISSFQAVEEGWKKPLLNKAGKLTLINIVLASLPTYYMSLFEMSASVAKIIKIDERLLILYRRRKFGGLWIKNIRKMNHALLTKWLWRYAKKNDVLWKNLIAEKYDNDGVDWLSKYPTGTFGRAVWKGVMKCKHIFINNINFKVNRGTNTKLNGVTLNQEEEDCLEWTLTSKKNFSVKSTYDKLANTEMELPVQGIFKLIWRLKVV; the protein is encoded by the exons ATGGTAGGGGCTTCTTACACTTGGATGAATAATCAGGTGCAAAGTATACGCAGACGTATCGATAGAGTGTTGGTTTCTCCCGATTGGGAATGTCAGTTTCCTAATGTTATACAGCAAGCTCTTGCCAGGCCATGTTCGGATCATAGTCCCCTTGCTCTTATCTGCGATTGTGTCAAAGGAGGTCCAAGCCCTTTTCATTGTGAAACATTCTGGTATGCACATCCCGATTTTTTTACTTTCATTCAAAATGCGTGGTCTTCTTTCAATGTTACATGTAATGCAGGATTTGTGTTTTGTAAAAAGATACAATTGTTGAAGCCGTTACTCAAAGACTGGGCTAAGCAGGAGTTTGGTGATATGGAGAGAAGACTAGAAGAATTGAAAGAAacttttgtccagttagatgcaGAGGAAGATGTACATAATGGACTTAATGAAGATCAGTGGAATGCAAGGTTAAAAGCTCGTAAGGATTACTGCAGTTTATCCATCGCAAAGTCTGAAAAATTGAGGAGTCGTTCCAAAGTTACTCATATGCTTCAACATGAAGAAAACACAAAGTATTTTCACAGGCCTGCAtctgatagaagaagaagaaggaattctATTGGTGCTATAAAGGTTGGAGGAGTGATGACTTATGATGTTGAAGAAGTAAAGCAAG AATTGGATGCTGAAGAAAGTGAATGCTTGTCTGCAATTAAATGTTTGGGTCAGAATAAGGCTCCTGGACCTGATGGCTTTGCCATTAGTTTCTATCTTCTTTGCTGGGAGGTGATTAAGGTTAATATCATGAAGATTTTTCAGGAATTGCAGCATAGAAATTTTCTGGATTGCAGATTGAAAAACACTTTCATTTCTTTAATCTCCAAAAAAGACACTATTGAAGAGATAAAATATTTGAGACCCATTTGTTTGGTTCATGGAATGTACAAAATAATCTCAAAAGTTTTAGCAGAAAGAATCAAACAAGCTTTACTTTCAGACATTTCTTCAAAGAAAACTGCTTTTATCAAAAGAAGACAGATTTTGGATGGAGTCTTAGTGgctaatgagttgattgattccGGGATTAGAAGTGGAAGACCTGGTTTACTTT CTGGTTATTTTAAAAGTAAAAAAGGGATTAGGCAAGGTGATCCCTTGTCTCCATTCTTGTTTATTCTTGTAGGAGAAACTCTATCTTACATGATAAAACAAGCTCAAGATCAAGGCCTTATTTCTAGTTTTCAAGCAGTTGAAGAAG GTTGGAAAAAGCCACTTCTTAACAAAGCTGGCAAATTAACTCTTATCAATATCGTTTTGGCTAGCCTTCCTACTTATTACATGTCCCTTTTTGAAATGTCAGCTTCAGttgctaaaattataaaaattgATGAGAGACTTCTTATTTTGTATAGAAGAAGGAAATTTGGAGGCTTGTGGATTAAAAATATAAGGAAGATGAATCATGCTTTATTAACCAAGTGGCTTTGGAGATATGCCAAGAAAAATGATGTTTTATGGAAAAATCTTATTGCTGAAAAATATGATAATGATGGTGTGGATTGGTTATCAAAATATCCAACTGGTACTTTTGGAAGAGCTGTTTGGAAGGGTGTCATGAAGTGCAAACATATTTTCATTAACAACATTAATTTCAAAGTTAACAGGGGTACAAAT ACTAAGTTGAACGGTGTAACGTTGAATCAAGAGGAAGAAGACTGTTTAGAATGGACTCTTACAAGCAAAAAGAACTTTTCGGTTAAGTCAACTTATGACAAGTTAGCTAACACGGAAATGGAGTTACCTGTTCAAGGGATATTCAAGCTAATTTGGAGGTTGAAA GTGGTATAA